TCATTGAGGCCATCAGGTAATAAAGAGTTCCCTGGTAAATTCCACTTCCCTGTTCTGTGACTCCGTCCACAGGAGTTCCATGTCTCATGGTTGCCATTTCCATTGTCGCCTTGATGGTTGGCGTTTCCCCGATAACAGGAGTGCCGTTAAGATCGGTGATCAGGAACTTGAACACGGTCTTGCCCTGCATGGCCCCCATCATCATGGGCTGATATTCGATCCGGTATGTAGCGGTTTCGGCGACTTTAGCGAAGGGGAGAGTGCCGAGTTTGTTGGCCGTAAGTCCCATGGCACTGCCCTGGGCGATCAGGCTGGCACCGAACCGGTTACATGTATCTTTGGGGAGGGTCATGACAACAGGCCCGACTCCGTCGAGGGTTGAATCGGCAGCCAGATCCTCAATTATGGCAGAGAGCATTGCAAACTGCTGTCCCGGTGTCAGGCCGAGTTTTTTGGTGAGCCAACTGAAAGCCGCTGCCCGCAGCCCGGCGAGATTTTCGTCGTCGGTACCGGCGCCGTTAACATTGGGTGCAATACCGGAAGCCGGCGTATAGCCGAAAGCGCCGGCAAAGGCTGCTTCTGCCGCTGCTCTGGTGAGACCTGCTTCGATCAGGCCGTGGATGACAGTCGTGCCGGGGGTGAGGATGGCTGAAGCGTTTGCGCTCAGGGTGCCGGCGCTAAACCGACCGCTTAAGGTTGCGGCTGTGGTAGTGTTGCCGGTAGCTTCATCGGTATATGTTCCTCCCGTGCACTGAAAAACAAGCTCCTCAGCGAGTCGGGTGTTGGGGACCATAACGGTGAACGCCCCGGAGTTTGAAGTTACGGGTCCGGCCACCCGGTTACCGGTGGTATCGTGAACGGTGAGCTCGCACCCGTTGACGGGTCCGGCGACTACCGAGCCTGAGATGGAAGTTGAAGTGGATGGTGCTGCTGCGCTATCGGAACTTCCGCCGCCACAACCGGTCAGCATCATCCCGGCCATGGTCATGGACAGTGCGAGCAGGCTTGATCTCCAAAATGAAACATTCATATTTTTCTCCTTTGAAATTATTTGCAGGTTGAATACGCAGAACGAAACTTTCCCGGATAGTGGAACGTGTTTCGATATCTGAGAGTGGGGTTAACTCATCGGTTCAAAGCTCTTCACTTGCCCGGGCCAGGACCTCGGCAAAGTTCATAACTGATCCGCCATACTTGTTGGCAAAATCGGTGGCGGATTTTTCTGTGCGAAAGGCAATCTTGGAGACTGCGGTCATGGTACCGACTGCCGTTGAACCTACCAGGTAAAAGGCCTGATCGGCTTCGAGCATGGTCTCCGGTTCCAGATAAAGGGCAACTTTCACGTTTTTGGCCGATTCCTTGTGCTGCCGGGCGAGATCGGCGACACAGTGGATTGAGCAGGTATGATATTCGCCTGAAGAAAGGGTGAATGAATGGCGGGTCCTGGCCCACATATTGAGTTTCATCCCGCAATTTACACAGCGTAGATGTCTGGTATAGACGTGGGGTTTGACAACGGGGTGATCAATTTCCGGACGGGGCGCTGATCCGGCTCGAAGCAAGATCGGCACTGCCAGAAAAAGGACGATCAGTGTGATGATCGCAACTCTTTTGCCATCATTTGCTTTCCGGGTGGTGTGCTTTGAATTTATATCTGCCATAACTCTCCGTTTGTCTGGAATGATCCTGTACTCCTGTTTCGGTGTTCGAAACAAGCGAGCGTTCTGCTACAATGTGGCAGTCAAGCTACTCAAGCAGTTTTAAGGATGCAATGTGGCAAATTGTCGCACCTGTCCTTTGTCGTTGATTGTTTGTAAAAAAAGAAAAATTGGAGCCGGAAATTTTATGAGAACCCTCTAAATGTGAAGTCCTGAAATGGATCTGTCCGGGCGATAATTTTCCGAACTGGCAAAACAAGGGATACTCTGTTCGGCTCTTCTTCGATTGGGAGCAACTTATCGCTTTGCAGGTGATTTTCTTCGCTGGAAATCACATGTTTTCACTTGACCGGAGACCCGTTGTTGATTAGAAAAACAACTTTCAGGCGCTCATCAGAGCTTAAAAGGGAACCCGGTGTAAATCCGGGGCGGGCCCGCCGCTGTAACCGGGGACTGAAACCATTTTGCCACTGTCTGTTAAGGACGGGAAGGCTGGTGGAGGGATGATCCGGGAGTCAGAAGACCTGCCTTGAAAAATGGTGATGTATCCCCGTGGACAAGGGATATATCGACTGATCTTGCGGATAAATTGGGAATCCCCGGATCGATTAATTTCGGTCCGGGGATTTTTTTTGCCTCGGGCCTGGGAATCGAATGATTTTTTGAGGTGAAAAATGAGGTTCAGTGAAGAGGTGCAGTCAAAATTGACCATCCTGAAAGTAAAAGAGTGGGAGACCTTTCAGGTGGTTCTCCGTTCATTGCGGCGTTTTGCCCGGAAAGTAACAACGAAGAAAGCGGAAGATGTTGAAGTCTCTGAAAAAATTGTTCTGGTAGCATTTCTTGCCGCGATGATTTTGTCATTCTCCGGGAATTCATCCGCAGGTGAGACAGGCGCTGAGGCAGTTGCGGTGATGGACGAGGTGGTGGTGACCGCCACCAAGACCGAGGAGAAACGGAAGGATATTGCCAGCAGTGTGGTGGTCAAGGATGCGGTTGATATCGAAGAGGCTCCGGCGGAATCCCTAGGGGGGTTGCTGGCCAATGAGCCGGGTATTGACTGGCGGACTTACGGGAATTATGGCGGAGCTTCCCAGGAGATTCAGATTCGCGGCATGGATGGCAAAGGAACCATGCTGGTGATGGACGGGGTGGTTTTGAATTCACCCTCTTTGGGAGTGGCCGATGTTAGCCAGATCCCCCTGAACACCATTGAGCGGGTCGAGGTAGTCAAGGGGCCTGGGTCTTTGCTGTACGGGTCTGGGGCCATGGGCGGCACTGTTAACATCATCAGTAAGAAACCGAAACGGGACCAGCCTGTAACTAAGGTTGAGGCTGGATATGGAACAGAATCGGCGTACCATCTGGCGGCAGAGACCGGGCGTTTCGCCACCGAGGATTTCGGATATTACTTGACAGTAAATCGCAAGGAAACGGATGGTTTTCGGGAGAACAGTGATCTTGAACATAATGATATAGGTTTGAACCTGCTGTTCGATAAAGGGGATTCGTTTGGTGTTGATTTTAATTTCGGCTATGTCGACCGGGAATACGGAATGCCGGGAGTTGAGCCGCCGGCCGGCATTACCCCTTATTACCTCGCCAATGGGCAGCTTCTCTACAACGGGGAGTCTGCGTCTTTACTGGATCGCCACGAAGAGGAAAATCGCCATAGCTCCATCGTTATGAAAGGAACTGCCTCCGACTCGTTGGACTGGCGGGTCAAGGGTGACTGTGCGGTTTTGCGGAGTAGTAATTACGAGCGTTACAGTTCCGGTGGTTCGGAGTCGACCATAACAAACACGATACGAGGAATGGAGGGGAATCTTGACCTGCACCCTTTCTCGCAGGTTGGTATGGTACTGGGCAGCGAGTACCGCAATTTTGATTACGAAAATGAACAAACATCTCTCGATGCTGATGGTAATCCCACCGGTTCCGGTATAGTCGATGAAGAACACCGGATATTTACACAGGGAAGTTTTGCCGAGTTGAACCTGCGTCCGATAAAACAGGTGCGGCTCTTCGTGGGCTATCGTTATGAGACCAATTCCAAATTCGGTCATGAGGATGTGAGTCGTTACGGTTTAGTGGTGAATCCTTTGCCGATGACTGCGGTTAAGGTCAGCCATGGTCAGCATTTCAAGGCGCCGACTATGAATGATCTCTTCTGGCCGGATCAATGGGGGATGAGAGGCAATCCCGATCTTAAACCGGAGACTGGCTGGTATAGTGATATAACGGTTGAGCAGAGCCTGCTGGCCGGGAAGTTTTTTGCGTCTTTATCTCATTTCAAATGGGACGTGGCTGACAAGATCAGCTGGTATTATGATCCGGCCACTTTTTACTACAGTCCGGCAAATCTTGACAGCTACAAAGCTTCGGGCTGGGAAGCAGGGACTAAAATTGGTCCCTATCGTTCCCTGCTGGTCGATCTTTCTCTGACCCTGCTTGATGCGGAGGAAGAGCTGTCTCCAGGTGCGATAAGAGCAGCGCGCTATACACCGGAAACCCAGTTCAAGGCAGGCCTGACTCATTATGCTGATTTTGGCCTGACTTCATCGGTCGTCGCTCGCTACACCGGTGCCCGCCCCGGTTATTACGCTGGCAAAACGAATCTCGAGGCCCAGATCGAACTGGAGTCCTACTGGACTGTTGATCTTAAGATGCAACAGGAACTGAAGGATCATTGGCGCGTCTCCTTGCTGGCCACTAACCTGCTGGACGAGGAATATGATACCTATATTTCCACTTTCTACTATCCTGATTTCACCTCTGCTCAGCAACCCTACCCAGGTGCCGGGCGGACAGTATTTGCTTCGGTTGCCTACGAGTTTTAATGATGGGAGATTTAAAGGGGAAGGACTTTTTCGCATCCTGGAGCGGGGGCAAGGACTCCTGTCTCGCCTTGTATCGGGCGATCAGGCAGGGCGGCCGCCCCCGTCGGCTTCTGACCATGTTCGGTGATGACGGCGAGAAGAGCAAATCGCATGCTCTTTCCCGCGAGATCATCCAGGCCCAGGCCGACGCCTTGGGAATTCCGGTGGAGATCGGCAGCGCCTCGTGGGACGATTATGAGGCGAGGTTTCTGGAGCATCTTGCCGGTCTCAAAGCTGATGGATTGGGCGATGGCGTTTTTGGCGATATCGATCTTCTGCCGCACCGGCAGTGGGTCGAGAAGGTGTGCGACAAACATGGGATCACTCCCCATCTGCCGCTCTGGCAGGAAGAGCGGCGGAAACTGGTCGGAGAATTTATTGAGGCGGGTTTTGTCGCAATGATCGTGGTTGTTGAGGATAAACGTCTTGACCGCTCCTTTCTCGGACGCCGGATCGACTGGCCGACCATTGAGGCCCTTGAAGCTGCTGGGGCCGATGCCTGTGGTGAGGAGGGGGAATACCATTCGCTGGTGATTGACGGCCCGCTTTTTTCATCGGCTCTCAATCTGCAGACAGGTGCTATTGTCGGCCATGGCGGGTATAGTTTCCTGGAAACTGCATTAGAAACTGAGAAGAAAAACTGAACCGAGGTGTCCAGGTGGCAAATTATTTTTTAAGTGGCGGGCCGGTAATGTATCCGCTTTTGGCCTGCTCCTTTCTGGTTCTTTTCGTTGTTATTGAAAGGGCGATCTTCTGGATCGGTATTGATCTGCAGCGAAATCGTGACCTGCTTGATGAGGTGCTCGAACTCTGTCAGGACGGCAGATGGGATGACGTGCGGGAAAAGGTGCGGGGAAGCCGCGATTTTGTGATCCGGATTCTGGTGACCGGCATTCTCCACCGGGAGTTTTCGATGAGCAAGGCGATGGAATCGGCGGCCACCGAGCAGCTGCGCAAGATGGGCCGGTTCATGGGGGTGCTCGACACCATGATCACGGTGGCCCCGCTCTTAGGCATTCTCGGTACGGTGATCGGGATTATCGACTCCTTTGAGATCCTCGGCGCGGCCGGAATTGAAGACCCCCGGGCGGTCACCGGCGGCATTGCCCAGGCTCTGATCACCACCGCTGCGGGCTTGAGTATCGCCATCGTCTCGGTATTTCCGTTCAATTATTTCAGTTCCCGGCTGAACAAGGCGGCCCATTCCATCGAGCAGTACGCGACCAGTCTGGAGATAGTCTACGAGAAGCTGGTAATTCCAGAAGCCAGAAGCCAGAAGCCAGAAGCCAGAAGCCAGAAGCCAGAAGCCAGAAGCCAGGAAACAGGAGCCGGAAGCCAGGAGCCACGGACCGGAAGCCAGACGCCGGTTTCCGAGGAAAACCCGTGAAGATCAACCTTCCGGAAAAGCGCCGGGCGAGGATCGAGATGTTGCCGCTGATCGATATCGTCTTCCTGCTGCTGGTCTTTTTCATCTATGCCATGCTGTCGATGGCCGTTCACCGGGGAGTGCCGGTGGAGCTGCCGGTGTCTTCGACGGCGGCGCCGGAAAAAGAGTCGATATTGTCGGTAACCGTCAAGCAGCAGCAGGATGGAGAGAGCAGGATATTCGTCGATGAGGAAATTGCCGACCTTTCACGGCTGGCAATGGTGTTGAAAGAAAAGGCGGCGATTGAAAAGGAGAAGTCCGGCCGGGAGCCGGGAGTGCTTCTTTTTGCCGACCGCCAGGTTGATTACCAGCAGTTGTTCCAGGTGCTCGACCGGATCAATCAGGCGGGGTTGAGTCGTATTTCGTTGCAGGCTGATGTTGAGCCGTAACTCCATGTTATCCTTCGACAGGCTCAGGATGAGCGGCTTTGACAGGCTCACCATCAGGATGACCCTTCGACAAGCTCAGGATGTGCGCGGAGCTGAGTGGTTTCCGCTCACCCTGAGCATGTCGAAGGGTGAGTCTGTCGAAGGATGAGCTTGTCGAAGATTGGACGGCGCTGACGAGAAAAAAGCACAATCTGGCGTGAAGCGGGCTTGATGGGTATTTATGGAATTGATTGACAGGAACAGCATCAGGATTGTGTTCGCTATCCTTATTTCCCTGCTGTTGCATGTGATTATTTTGAACTTGGGTTCCGGGAAGACTCAGGCGCCTCTGGTTGGGGCGGTCAGAAAGAAGGTGACGGTCCGGCTGGTGGCCAGAAAAGCACCGGCGAAACCGGTGGCAAAGTCTGTTTCCCGCCCGGTCAAAAAAGTTGAGAAGGCTGCGCCTTTAGAGATTACCGAACCGGTGGCGGTCGTTGTCCGGGAGATTCCGCCGTTGGTTGTGCCGGCGTCTCCGGTAGTTCCTGAGCAGGTTGTTGAGAATGCCGAGTCGGCTCCGGAGGTCCGGCAAACCCCGGAAGTACAGGGAGCGGAGAACAACCGTGAGATGGCATCCGCAGTGGTTCTGGCGAGACCCTTGTATAAGGAAAATCCCCCACCTGAATACCCGGCCATGGCCCGACGACGTCAGTTGCAGGGCACGGTCCTGTTGGAAGTTGCGGTCAGCAGGGAGGGGAAAGTGGAAGGGCTGGAAATCGCTGAAAGCAGCGGTCACAAGGTGCTTGACCGGGCTGCGGTAGAGGCGGTTCGATACTGGCTTTTTGAACCGGGCCGCGAGGGTGGGCGGCAGGTGCCCATGAAGGTGCTGGTTCCGGTCCGTTTCAGTTTGAAGTAATCCTGGAAATGAAAATATCATCAGTAAAAATCATATTTGTCATCCTGGCGCTGTTCTGGTGGATTCCTGTTGCGTCCTCCGCCAGGACCATAACCGACCAAATCGACCGGGCAGTGGAATTGCCGGAGCGGATTTCCCGGGTGGTTTCTTTGGCCCCCAGCATCACCGAAGTGGTCTATTCGCTTGGGCGCCAGGAGTTGCTGGTGGGGGCAACCCTGTACAGCGATGACCCGCCGGAGGCGAAACTGTTGCCCCGGGTCGGTTCCTATGTTCAGCTTGATCTGGAAAAAATACTGGCCCTGAAACCGGATCTCTGTCTGGCGATCAAGGACGGGAATCCAAGGCACACCGTTGAAAGAATCATGGGAATGGGGATTCCGGTCTACGTGGTCGATCCGAAAAGCCTGGCCGGGATTATCGAGATGATTTCCGGATTGGGTGCGCTTCTCGGCGCGGGAGAAAAAGCCGCAATGATCACCTCTGATATGCGCAAGAGAATCAAAGCCGTTCATGAGCGACTGGCCGGGGCCCATGCCCGGCCCGGGGTATTTTTTCAGATTGATGCCGAGCCGATTGTTTCAGCCGGGCCCGGCACCTTTATCCATG
This genomic window from Pseudomonadota bacterium contains:
- a CDS encoding nitrous oxide reductase accessory protein NosL, encoding MADINSKHTTRKANDGKRVAIITLIVLFLAVPILLRAGSAPRPEIDHPVVKPHVYTRHLRCVNCGMKLNMWARTRHSFTLSSGEYHTCSIHCVADLARQHKESAKNVKVALYLEPETMLEADQAFYLVGSTAVGTMTAVSKIAFRTEKSATDFANKYGGSVMNFAEVLARASEEL
- a CDS encoding TonB-dependent receptor, which encodes MRFSEEVQSKLTILKVKEWETFQVVLRSLRRFARKVTTKKAEDVEVSEKIVLVAFLAAMILSFSGNSSAGETGAEAVAVMDEVVVTATKTEEKRKDIASSVVVKDAVDIEEAPAESLGGLLANEPGIDWRTYGNYGGASQEIQIRGMDGKGTMLVMDGVVLNSPSLGVADVSQIPLNTIERVEVVKGPGSLLYGSGAMGGTVNIISKKPKRDQPVTKVEAGYGTESAYHLAAETGRFATEDFGYYLTVNRKETDGFRENSDLEHNDIGLNLLFDKGDSFGVDFNFGYVDREYGMPGVEPPAGITPYYLANGQLLYNGESASLLDRHEEENRHSSIVMKGTASDSLDWRVKGDCAVLRSSNYERYSSGGSESTITNTIRGMEGNLDLHPFSQVGMVLGSEYRNFDYENEQTSLDADGNPTGSGIVDEEHRIFTQGSFAELNLRPIKQVRLFVGYRYETNSKFGHEDVSRYGLVVNPLPMTAVKVSHGQHFKAPTMNDLFWPDQWGMRGNPDLKPETGWYSDITVEQSLLAGKFFASLSHFKWDVADKISWYYDPATFYYSPANLDSYKASGWEAGTKIGPYRSLLVDLSLTLLDAEEELSPGAIRAARYTPETQFKAGLTHYADFGLTSSVVARYTGARPGYYAGKTNLEAQIELESYWTVDLKMQQELKDHWRVSLLATNLLDEEYDTYISTFYYPDFTSAQQPYPGAGRTVFASVAYEF
- a CDS encoding diphthine--ammonia ligase — protein: MGDLKGKDFFASWSGGKDSCLALYRAIRQGGRPRRLLTMFGDDGEKSKSHALSREIIQAQADALGIPVEIGSASWDDYEARFLEHLAGLKADGLGDGVFGDIDLLPHRQWVEKVCDKHGITPHLPLWQEERRKLVGEFIEAGFVAMIVVVEDKRLDRSFLGRRIDWPTIEALEAAGADACGEEGEYHSLVIDGPLFSSALNLQTGAIVGHGGYSFLETALETEKKN
- a CDS encoding biopolymer transporter ExbD encodes the protein MKINLPEKRRARIEMLPLIDIVFLLLVFFIYAMLSMAVHRGVPVELPVSSTAAPEKESILSVTVKQQQDGESRIFVDEEIADLSRLAMVLKEKAAIEKEKSGREPGVLLFADRQVDYQQLFQVLDRINQAGLSRISLQADVEP
- a CDS encoding energy transducer TonB, whose protein sequence is MELIDRNSIRIVFAILISLLLHVIILNLGSGKTQAPLVGAVRKKVTVRLVARKAPAKPVAKSVSRPVKKVEKAAPLEITEPVAVVVREIPPLVVPASPVVPEQVVENAESAPEVRQTPEVQGAENNREMASAVVLARPLYKENPPPEYPAMARRRQLQGTVLLEVAVSREGKVEGLEIAESSGHKVLDRAAVEAVRYWLFEPGREGGRQVPMKVLVPVRFSLK
- a CDS encoding cobalamin-binding protein, with the protein product MKISSVKIIFVILALFWWIPVASSARTITDQIDRAVELPERISRVVSLAPSITEVVYSLGRQELLVGATLYSDDPPEAKLLPRVGSYVQLDLEKILALKPDLCLAIKDGNPRHTVERIMGMGIPVYVVDPKSLAGIIEMISGLGALLGAGEKAAMITSDMRKRIKAVHERLAGAHARPGVFFQIDAEPIVSAGPGTFIHELITTAGGRNLAGEGAVGSYPKFSWEDILGYQPEVAIVASMAGGFSVEALKAGWFRWPQIPAVKNNRVHVIDAALVDRPTPRLIDGLETFAGIIHPEIFGELVAK